Proteins from a single region of Hermetia illucens chromosome 3, iHerIll2.2.curated.20191125, whole genome shotgun sequence:
- the LOC119651473 gene encoding uncharacterized protein LOC119651473 has product MFRQLNEIHNLDFAIQNCKELAKCLEGSINYVRRLNLKYNTCSWMAEDYQDYLNEIMQDTKLEKVQKRHTFHGSSNWSRLSMGEPAVVVTPRRNHSLIGVATIKPGSCSSSPSVRLHRNVRDIIRSNSDMNLKLIKIKRNVESLLHNVEHTIKVSNKKNAYLVKQRCRLRLDKNLERRRCWCCH; this is encoded by the coding sequence ATGTTTCGGCAGCTCAACGAAATTCATAATCTCGATTTCGCCATACAAAATTGCAAGGAATTGGCAAAATGCCTGGAAGGATCCATCAACTACGTGCGACGGTTAAACCTTAAGTACAACACGTGCTCCTGGATGGCCGAGGACTATCAGGACTATTTGAACGAAATAATGCAGGACACGAAGCTGGAGAAGGTGCAGAAGCGGCATACCTTTCACGGGTCGTCCAACTGGTCGCGTCTGAGCATGGGGGAGCCCGCGGTGGTAGTCACCCCAAGGCGGAATCACTCTCTGATTGGGGTTGCGACTATCAAGCCGGGTTCCTGCTCCTCGTCGCCCTCCGTGCGTTTGCATCGCAATGTCCGCGATATCATCCGTTCGAATAGCGATATGAATCTCAAATTGATTAAAATCAAACGAAACGTCGAGTCCTTGCTGCACAACGTGGAGCATACAATTAAGGTCAGCAACAAGAAGAACGCGTACCTGGTCAAACAGCGATGCCGTCTTAGGTTGGACAAGAATCTGGAGCGGAGACGATGTTGGTGCTGCCATTAA